The proteins below are encoded in one region of Candidatus Omnitrophota bacterium:
- a CDS encoding DUF1080 domain-containing protein — MKSIAFFGLFLAAVLAEAIMPALGQQEGRSFPTNKPASELNVLTDQEKADGWQLLFNGKDIEGWEFDRDGIWEVEDGVIISSNGTTHLFTKKKYKNFILSWDVCAYDVAVPKKRFGNSGVFVRGVKADSAFPKGYEVQVDPYDVKNPTGGIYGRAPGNLLVEDGKWKPEAFFEVHEGKWINQKVSCEDNHFKIWINGKLTLDWEDEQKAFPDAGYIALQNHHVTDVVLFTNIKIKVLDKE; from the coding sequence ATGAAGAGTATAGCGTTTTTCGGATTGTTCTTGGCGGCCGTCTTGGCCGAGGCGATTATGCCTGCGCTGGGGCAGCAGGAAGGCCGATCCTTTCCCACCAACAAACCGGCCAGCGAACTGAATGTCCTGACAGATCAGGAAAAAGCGGACGGTTGGCAATTGTTGTTCAATGGAAAAGATATCGAGGGCTGGGAATTCGACCGCGATGGAATATGGGAAGTGGAAGACGGCGTTATTATTAGCAGCAACGGAACCACGCACCTATTCACCAAGAAGAAATATAAAAACTTCATTCTCTCTTGGGATGTCTGCGCCTATGACGTCGCCGTTCCCAAAAAGCGCTTCGGCAATTCCGGCGTCTTCGTGCGCGGCGTCAAAGCCGATTCCGCTTTCCCCAAAGGCTACGAAGTCCAGGTCGATCCCTACGACGTAAAAAATCCCACTGGCGGCATCTATGGACGCGCTCCTGGAAACTTGTTGGTTGAAGACGGAAAATGGAAGCCTGAAGCCTTTTTCGAAGTTCATGAAGGCAAATGGATCAATCAAAAAGTTTCCTGCGAAGACAATCACTTCAAGATTTGGATCAACGGCAAATTGACGCTGGATTGGGAAGACGAACAAAAAGCGTTTCCCGATGCGGGCTATATCGCCCTCCAGAACCATCACGTCACTGACGTCGTCCTTTTCACGAATATCAAAATCAAAGTGTTGGATAAAGAATAG